In Deltaproteobacteria bacterium, the sequence ACGCCCGAGGCGTTGTCGTCGGCGCCGTTGTGGATCGCATGCTCACCGGGCGCCAGCGAGGTGTCGGTGCCGAAGCCCAGGTGGTCCATGTGCGCGCCGATGACGACGACGCGACCCGACTTGCCCGCGCCGGGGATGCGGCCGACGACGTTGGCGGTCTGCAGGCGCACACGCTCGATCGGCGTGTGCAGGCTGGCCTTGCGCTTGCTCGTGCGGCCGCGCGGGAGTGCGGCTGGATCGTCGCCGCCGCGGGCACCCAACGCCGACGCCAGCGCGGCGGTGCCGGCGGTGCCGACCACGACCGCGGGCAGCTCGAGGTTCGCGGCTTCGCCGTGGTTGGGGAAGCGATCACTGCTCGGGTCCCACAGCACGAACCCGACCGCGCCGTGATCACGGGCGGCGATGGCCTTCCCGGCCGCGCGCGTGTCGGCGACGCTGAGGTGGGGATCACCCGCGGGCCCACCGGCGAGCGCCACGACGATCGCACCGCGCACCTTGCCCTTCAGCCCTTCGTAGTCGCCGGTCCCGACGCCGCCCTTGCCGATGCCGTAGCCGACGAACACCAGCTTGGCTGCCACCGGCGCGGTGGTCTCGGCCGCGAACGGCACCATCGCGTGCGGAATCGCGGCGCCGCCCACCGCCAGCGCGGTGTGTTGGTCGGGTCGCTCGCGCACGCCGTCGACGATCTCGAACGGCTCGACCCACGCATCGCCGAAGCCCGGGCGCAGCCCGCCGCGCTTCATGGCGTCGACCACGTAGGCCTGCACCGCACGATCTGCGTCGCTGCCGGGGGCACGGCCCTGCTGCGCGTCGTCGGCCAAGAACGCGATGTGCTCGCGCACGCGTGCGCGCTCGAGGTGGACGGTGGCGGGCGTGTCGGGGGTGGCGATCGGCGTCGGTGGAGTCGTCGCTTCCGGCGGCCGGACGTCGCCGTTGGGCCGACAGCCGAGCGCGAGCGCGAGCAAGCGCGCGCAGCTGCGAGCGAGTGACTTGGCCGCAGCCGGTGTCGACCCGTGATCGAATCGTGCGAGTGCGCGTGATGTTCGACGAAGCATGCGCGAAGACCCCATGGCGGGCGCGAGCATAGCCGATGGTGGCATCACGGCGTGATAGCCTCGTGGCCATGCGCATCGCAGCCTTGTCCTCGACCTTCGTCGTGCTCACCCTCTGCGCCTGCGGCCCCACGGGCAGCGGTGACGGGGGCTCGGGTGATTCCAGCAGTAGCGGCGGCTCGGGCAGCACCGGCATGACCGCGTCGACCACCGCCTCGACCACCGCCTCGACCACCGCCTCGACCACCGACACCACCGCCTCGACCACCGCGACCTCGTCGACCACCGACGCGACCACCACCGACGCGACCACCACCGAGGGCGTCGACTCCTCGACCACCGACCCCAGCGGCGGATCCAGCTCCGACACCGGCGCGAGCGGCTTCTCGGTCTCGGGCCAGGTGACCCGCTCGGCGCTCGCCGTGATCTCGATCGGCGACGACGGCATCGGCACGCTCTACGTCGGCGCGCTGACCGAGTGCGCCCAGGATGCGGCCTCCGCCGGTGGCACCTCGGTGGAGATGGCCGATCTCTCGATGACGAACACGCCGGTCGACTTCACCATCTCGGGCCTGCCCAACGGCACGTACTACATCGCCGGCTTCCTCGACGACGACGAGAATGCCGATCCCGATGCGCCCGACGCCGACATGGGTGACCTCGCATTTGCGAACGGCTTCATGGCCGGGTGTGTCGAGGTGACGATCGACAACGCCGACGTCAGCGGGGCCGACTTCGCGCTCAACATCAACATCCCGTTCTAGTACCGATCAGCCGACGCCGAACCCGGCGATGCGGTCGCGCAGGTCGGGCGGCAACGGCACGCTGCGGCGGTAGCTGTCGCGGGCCGGGTCGAGGTCCATCACCACGCACACGGTCTTGCCGGTCGCGCGCACGTCGTCGGTGCCGACGCGGCCGCGTATGACGTAGGAAAACTCGATCGACGAGGTCCCGACCCGGACCACCCGCAGCTCGACGTCGACGGTCTCGCCGAAGCGCGTGGGCCGACGGAAGTCGGCCTCGGTGTGCACGCTTGGGAAGCCCAGCTTGCGCACGCCGATGACCTCCGCGTAGGGCATCGCGAGCCGGGTGTCGAACCACGTCTCCATGGCGGCGTGGAACATCTCGAAGAAGCGCGGGAAGTAGACGATGCCCGCGGGGTCGCAGTGGCCCCACCCCACCGCCACCGGCAGCACGTGGAGTCCTGGCGGTGGTTCGACCGGGTTCGCGTCTGCTTGCATCGGCCGAGCTCCCCTGCGGCCAGAGTGTATGCTCCCGCCATGGCACTGGTCGAGTACGAGTCCCTCGAAGGCATCGCGCGACTGACCCTGCAGGCGGGACGCGCCAACTGCTACTCCTACGAGATGATGCAGGAGCTCGACGCGGCGATCCTGCGGGCGCGTTTCGACGCTGCCGTCCATGCCATCGTGATCCGCGGCGCCGGCGAACGCTTCTTCTGCGCCGGCGCGGACATCACCGTGCTGCAGGGCGCGGACCCCTACTTCAAGTACAACTTCTGCCTCCACGCCAACGAGACCCTGCAGCGGCTCGAGCACACGCCCAAGCTGGTGATCGCGGCGATCGACGGCCACTGCGTGGGCGGCGGCCTCGAGGTCGCGCTCGCGTGCGACCTACGGGTCGCGCGACGCGGCTCGGGCACCTGCGGCCTGCCCGAGGTCAAGCTCGGGGTCCTGCCCGGCACCGGCGGCACCCAGCGGCTGGTGCGAACGCTCGGCCGCGCGAAGGCGATCGAGCTGATGGCGACCGGCGAGACCTTCGACTTCGAGCGCGCCCACGGGCTCGGGCTCGTCAACCAGCTGTGGGACGACCCTGATCACGACAGCTTCCACGCCCACGTGCTGCAGTGGGCACGCGATTTCATCCCTCCCCGTGCGGCCTCGCGAGCGGTCGGATTCATCAAGCGCGCGTGCATCAGCGGCGCCGAGGCGAGCCTGTCCGAGGGGCTCGCGCTCGAGCGCGAGCTGCAGCAGCGGCTGTTCGAGGGTGACGACGCGGCCGAGGGCCTGGCGGCCTACGTCGAGAAGCGCCCGCCGGTGTTCACCGGCGGTTAGTACCTCGACACAAGGCGCCGTGCCGCCGGAATACCGGGCGTATTTTCAAGGTGCGGCAACGCAGCGAGGCGCGGTCAGGGCGGTGTCATGGCCCGTCACAATCCCTGTGTCGAGGTACTAGTACCTCGACACAGCGATAGTGATGGGTTCACGCGGCGGCCGGCAACGGCGTGTCGAAGAGCGGCTTCGGGTAGGCGTGGCCAAGCTTCCGCCGTGCGTCGTCGACTCGGAACATCCAGTTGATGCGATGGCCGTCGCGGTTGCGTGCGGCGGACCACGCGTCGACGTGGACTTCGAGCATCGCGCGGTCGGGAATGCGCCGGTCGAGGCACTGCCCGCTGAGCACGCCGATCTCGATCTCGACCATGTTGAGCCAGCTCGCATGCTTGGGTGTGTGATGGAACTCGAGCCGTCGAAGGATGCGGCGGGCTTCCGGGGCGGGGAAGGCGTCGTACAGGTTCTTCGCGCGGTGCGTGCTCAGATTGTCGAGTACGACGCGGATGACGTCGGCGTTCGGGTAGTGAACGTCAACGAGGTCGCGCATGCACTCGGCGAAGTCGATGCTCGTGCGCTGGTCGGTAACCTTGGCGTGTCGCCATGGCCGATGCGCGTCGACCATGACGAAGATGTTGACGGTTCCGTTGCGTGTGTACTCGTAGTCGATGCGCGCGGGTTGGCCCGGCTTCGCTCGGACGGACGCACGTGTCTCGCCAATCAACTGGTACGGCTTCTCGTCGAAGGAGACGACCGGCCGCTTCCGGATCGGGCGTCTCAGCGTAGAGGTCGAGCACGTCCTCCATACGCTCGACGAACTCGGCATCGACACACGGGATGCACCACATCTTCTTCTGCCAGGGCTTGAGATCGTTCTCGGAGAGCCTCCGCCGGACAGTTTCGCGAGAGATGCTGTCGTGGTCGACGAGTTGCACGACCTCGCCCGCGAGAAGCTCGAGGGTCCAGCACTTGCGACCGGTTGGCGGCTTCGAGCATGCCAGCGCGATGAGGACGGCTTCCTCG encodes:
- a CDS encoding M28 family peptidase, with the translated sequence MLALALGCRPNGDVRPPEATTPPTPIATPDTPATVHLERARVREHIAFLADDAQQGRAPGSDADRAVQAYVVDAMKRGGLRPGFGDAWVEPFEIVDGVRERPDQHTALAVGGAAIPHAMVPFAAETTAPVAAKLVFVGYGIGKGGVGTGDYEGLKGKVRGAIVVALAGGPAGDPHLSVADTRAAGKAIAARDHGAVGFVLWDPSSDRFPNHGEAANLELPAVVVGTAGTAALASALGARGGDDPAALPRGRTSKRKASLHTPIERVRLQTANVVGRIPGAGKSGRVVVIGAHMDHLGFGTDTSLAPGEHAIHNGADDNASGVAVMLELCAAEARRPVAERPFDVVCIAFGAEEMGLLGSKHHVHALPEAERRRIAAMLNFDMVGRLGPEGLVVAGAGTAKEWPQLVEQARGELTVHTTDDGYGPSDHGSFYEAAIPVLHFFTGPHEDYHKPSDDLAKINDAGAAQVGDVALAIVDAIQRDAMAPSYVEVARPATPRGGGFRVSLGTIPDYGAQVDGVRLSGVRKGGAAEQAGLRKGDVIVKIAARDIHNLDDYMASFAELAPAVAVPIVVVRDGARVELQLVPQAPQAR
- a CDS encoding acyl-CoA thioesterase, coding for MQADANPVEPPPGLHVLPVAVGWGHCDPAGIVYFPRFFEMFHAAMETWFDTRLAMPYAEVIGVRKLGFPSVHTEADFRRPTRFGETVDVELRVVRVGTSSIEFSYVIRGRVGTDDVRATGKTVCVVMDLDPARDSYRRSVPLPPDLRDRIAGFGVG
- a CDS encoding enoyl-CoA hydratase/isomerase family protein, whose amino-acid sequence is MALVEYESLEGIARLTLQAGRANCYSYEMMQELDAAILRARFDAAVHAIVIRGAGERFFCAGADITVLQGADPYFKYNFCLHANETLQRLEHTPKLVIAAIDGHCVGGGLEVALACDLRVARRGSGTCGLPEVKLGVLPGTGGTQRLVRTLGRAKAIELMATGETFDFERAHGLGLVNQLWDDPDHDSFHAHVLQWARDFIPPRAASRAVGFIKRACISGAEASLSEGLALERELQQRLFEGDDAAEGLAAYVEKRPPVFTGG